The Glycine soja cultivar W05 chromosome 3, ASM419377v2, whole genome shotgun sequence genome window below encodes:
- the LOC114405843 gene encoding growth-regulating factor 9-like isoform X1: MEAKPLRTVPSSHNTSGVGGGPQKKIGMEHKMESRVVDERKRVVMVKEENSTSSPNSVELHLGFDASHSTPQEINHVITEAQRRELHHQVFIFNHLAYNLPPPYHLVQFPSNMSEYSFLGFDHGIMVDPEPHRCRRTDGKKWRCGKNVVPNQKYCERHMHRGRNRSRKPVETSQVNSPLATKPCSKSHTKPSSKTQFEISSPNLIAIPHIDTSSTPSRSLSVTNCSSANNRSKNRAGYADYLMSFSSASTVSPGTTLATPVAPKIAAFSSATSVVASDSKSCLKICQKDNQSKSCISNNIGVKSGGKGSIVGDTNTNGISTGISFSPTSVLQVSVSGCNPSYLNDGTNIEAASGRCRRTDGKKWQCKSAVLPGQKYCATHMHRGAKKRLTSHEPAATATSSAVTVARLPYSSATTNIQKAHCAIPNTNLSMSVQAREAFIQCNEKSQSSSDTDTTISDTLNEYSYASF; encoded by the exons ATGGAAGCTAAGCCTCTTCGAACTGTTCCCTCTTCACACAACACTTCTG GGGTAGGAGGTGGACCCCAGAAGAAGATTGGCATGGAACACAAGATGGAAAGTCGTGTTGTTGATGAGAGGAAGAGGGTTGTTATGGTCAAGGAAGAGAACAGCACTTCTTCTCCCAACAGTGTTGAACTTCATCTCGGGTTTGATGCTTCTCATTCGACTCCACAAGAAATAAACCATGTGATCACTGAAGCTCAGAGGCGTGAGCTTCACCATCAAGTTTTCATCTTCAACCATTTGGCTTATAATCTTCCTCCTCCTTATCACCTTGTGCAATTCCCTAGCAACATGTCAG AATACAGTTTCCTGGGTTTTGATCATGGGATTATGGTGGATCCAGAACCTCATAGGTGTAGAAGAACTGATGGAAAGAAATGGAGGTGTGGTAAGAATGTGGTGCCTAACCAGAAGTACTGTGAAAGGCACATGCACAGAGGTCGAAATCGTTCAAGAAAGCCTGTGGAAACATCTCAAGTTAACTCTCCTTTGGCAACAAAGCCTTGTAGCAAGTCACACACCAAACCATCCTCAAAGAcacaatttgaaatttcaagTCCAAACCTTATCGCCATTCCACATATTGACACATCAAGTACCCCATCAAGGAGCCTCAGTGTCACCAATTGCTCTTCTGCTAATAATAGGTCGAAAAATAGGGCAGGTTATGCTGACTACCTCATGTCGTTTTCTTCCGCGTCCACAGTGTCCCCTGGAACCACTCTTGCCACTCCAGTTGCCCCTAAGATAGCTGCCTTCAGCAGTGCGACATCCGTTGTTGCTTCAGATAGCAAAAGTTGCCTAAAGATATGCCAGAAAGATAACCAGTCCAAGAGCTGTATCAGCAACAACATCGGTGTTAAAAGCGGTgggaaaggaagcattgttggtGATACTAATACTAATGGCATCTCTACTGGAATAAGCTTCTCCCCAACGAGTGTTCTTCAAG TTTCAGTTTCTGGTTGCAACCCTTCATACCTGAATGACGGAACCAACATAGAAGCTGCATCCGGTAGGTGCCGGAGAACAGATGGTAAGAAGTGGCAGTGCAAGAGTGCTGTTCTTCCTGGTCAGAAATACTGTGCCACACACATGCATAGAGGTGCCAAAAAGCGTCTCACAAGCCATGAACCAGCAGCTACTGCTACCAGTTCCGCCGTTACCGTTGCGCGGTTGCCTTACTCTTCAGCCACTACCAACATACAGAAAGCGCATTGTGCAATTCCAAACACAAATCTTTCCATGTCAGTCCAAGCCAGGGAAGCATTCATACAATGTAATGAGAAAAGTCAAAGTAGCAGTGACACTGATACTACTATCAGTGACACCTTGAATGAGTATAGCTATGCTTCTTTCTGA
- the LOC114405843 gene encoding growth-regulating factor 9-like isoform X3 produces MEHKMESRVVDERKRVVMVKEENSTSSPNSVELHLGFDASHSTPQEINHVITEAQRRELHHQVFIFNHLAYNLPPPYHLVQFPSNMSEYSFLGFDHGIMVDPEPHRCRRTDGKKWRCGKNVVPNQKYCERHMHRGRNRSRKPVETSQVNSPLATKPCSKSHTKPSSKTQFEISSPNLIAIPHIDTSSTPSRSLSVTNCSSANNRSKNRAGYADYLMSFSSASTVSPGTTLATPVAPKIAAFSSATSVVASDSKSCLKICQKDNQSKSCISNNIGVKSGGKGSIVGDTNTNGISTGISFSPTSVLQVSVSGCNPSYLNDGTNIEAASGRCRRTDGKKWQCKSAVLPGQKYCATHMHRGAKKRLTSHEPAATATSSAVTVARLPYSSATTNIQKAHCAIPNTNLSMSVQAREAFIQCNEKSQSSSDTDTTISDTLNEYSYASF; encoded by the exons ATGGAACACAAGATGGAAAGTCGTGTTGTTGATGAGAGGAAGAGGGTTGTTATGGTCAAGGAAGAGAACAGCACTTCTTCTCCCAACAGTGTTGAACTTCATCTCGGGTTTGATGCTTCTCATTCGACTCCACAAGAAATAAACCATGTGATCACTGAAGCTCAGAGGCGTGAGCTTCACCATCAAGTTTTCATCTTCAACCATTTGGCTTATAATCTTCCTCCTCCTTATCACCTTGTGCAATTCCCTAGCAACATGTCAG AATACAGTTTCCTGGGTTTTGATCATGGGATTATGGTGGATCCAGAACCTCATAGGTGTAGAAGAACTGATGGAAAGAAATGGAGGTGTGGTAAGAATGTGGTGCCTAACCAGAAGTACTGTGAAAGGCACATGCACAGAGGTCGAAATCGTTCAAGAAAGCCTGTGGAAACATCTCAAGTTAACTCTCCTTTGGCAACAAAGCCTTGTAGCAAGTCACACACCAAACCATCCTCAAAGAcacaatttgaaatttcaagTCCAAACCTTATCGCCATTCCACATATTGACACATCAAGTACCCCATCAAGGAGCCTCAGTGTCACCAATTGCTCTTCTGCTAATAATAGGTCGAAAAATAGGGCAGGTTATGCTGACTACCTCATGTCGTTTTCTTCCGCGTCCACAGTGTCCCCTGGAACCACTCTTGCCACTCCAGTTGCCCCTAAGATAGCTGCCTTCAGCAGTGCGACATCCGTTGTTGCTTCAGATAGCAAAAGTTGCCTAAAGATATGCCAGAAAGATAACCAGTCCAAGAGCTGTATCAGCAACAACATCGGTGTTAAAAGCGGTgggaaaggaagcattgttggtGATACTAATACTAATGGCATCTCTACTGGAATAAGCTTCTCCCCAACGAGTGTTCTTCAAG TTTCAGTTTCTGGTTGCAACCCTTCATACCTGAATGACGGAACCAACATAGAAGCTGCATCCGGTAGGTGCCGGAGAACAGATGGTAAGAAGTGGCAGTGCAAGAGTGCTGTTCTTCCTGGTCAGAAATACTGTGCCACACACATGCATAGAGGTGCCAAAAAGCGTCTCACAAGCCATGAACCAGCAGCTACTGCTACCAGTTCCGCCGTTACCGTTGCGCGGTTGCCTTACTCTTCAGCCACTACCAACATACAGAAAGCGCATTGTGCAATTCCAAACACAAATCTTTCCATGTCAGTCCAAGCCAGGGAAGCATTCATACAATGTAATGAGAAAAGTCAAAGTAGCAGTGACACTGATACTACTATCAGTGACACCTTGAATGAGTATAGCTATGCTTCTTTCTGA
- the LOC114405843 gene encoding growth-regulating factor 9-like isoform X2, producing the protein MEAKPLRTVPSSHNTSGGGPQKKIGMEHKMESRVVDERKRVVMVKEENSTSSPNSVELHLGFDASHSTPQEINHVITEAQRRELHHQVFIFNHLAYNLPPPYHLVQFPSNMSEYSFLGFDHGIMVDPEPHRCRRTDGKKWRCGKNVVPNQKYCERHMHRGRNRSRKPVETSQVNSPLATKPCSKSHTKPSSKTQFEISSPNLIAIPHIDTSSTPSRSLSVTNCSSANNRSKNRAGYADYLMSFSSASTVSPGTTLATPVAPKIAAFSSATSVVASDSKSCLKICQKDNQSKSCISNNIGVKSGGKGSIVGDTNTNGISTGISFSPTSVLQVSVSGCNPSYLNDGTNIEAASGRCRRTDGKKWQCKSAVLPGQKYCATHMHRGAKKRLTSHEPAATATSSAVTVARLPYSSATTNIQKAHCAIPNTNLSMSVQAREAFIQCNEKSQSSSDTDTTISDTLNEYSYASF; encoded by the exons ATGGAAGCTAAGCCTCTTCGAACTGTTCCCTCTTCACACAACACTTCTG GAGGTGGACCCCAGAAGAAGATTGGCATGGAACACAAGATGGAAAGTCGTGTTGTTGATGAGAGGAAGAGGGTTGTTATGGTCAAGGAAGAGAACAGCACTTCTTCTCCCAACAGTGTTGAACTTCATCTCGGGTTTGATGCTTCTCATTCGACTCCACAAGAAATAAACCATGTGATCACTGAAGCTCAGAGGCGTGAGCTTCACCATCAAGTTTTCATCTTCAACCATTTGGCTTATAATCTTCCTCCTCCTTATCACCTTGTGCAATTCCCTAGCAACATGTCAG AATACAGTTTCCTGGGTTTTGATCATGGGATTATGGTGGATCCAGAACCTCATAGGTGTAGAAGAACTGATGGAAAGAAATGGAGGTGTGGTAAGAATGTGGTGCCTAACCAGAAGTACTGTGAAAGGCACATGCACAGAGGTCGAAATCGTTCAAGAAAGCCTGTGGAAACATCTCAAGTTAACTCTCCTTTGGCAACAAAGCCTTGTAGCAAGTCACACACCAAACCATCCTCAAAGAcacaatttgaaatttcaagTCCAAACCTTATCGCCATTCCACATATTGACACATCAAGTACCCCATCAAGGAGCCTCAGTGTCACCAATTGCTCTTCTGCTAATAATAGGTCGAAAAATAGGGCAGGTTATGCTGACTACCTCATGTCGTTTTCTTCCGCGTCCACAGTGTCCCCTGGAACCACTCTTGCCACTCCAGTTGCCCCTAAGATAGCTGCCTTCAGCAGTGCGACATCCGTTGTTGCTTCAGATAGCAAAAGTTGCCTAAAGATATGCCAGAAAGATAACCAGTCCAAGAGCTGTATCAGCAACAACATCGGTGTTAAAAGCGGTgggaaaggaagcattgttggtGATACTAATACTAATGGCATCTCTACTGGAATAAGCTTCTCCCCAACGAGTGTTCTTCAAG TTTCAGTTTCTGGTTGCAACCCTTCATACCTGAATGACGGAACCAACATAGAAGCTGCATCCGGTAGGTGCCGGAGAACAGATGGTAAGAAGTGGCAGTGCAAGAGTGCTGTTCTTCCTGGTCAGAAATACTGTGCCACACACATGCATAGAGGTGCCAAAAAGCGTCTCACAAGCCATGAACCAGCAGCTACTGCTACCAGTTCCGCCGTTACCGTTGCGCGGTTGCCTTACTCTTCAGCCACTACCAACATACAGAAAGCGCATTGTGCAATTCCAAACACAAATCTTTCCATGTCAGTCCAAGCCAGGGAAGCATTCATACAATGTAATGAGAAAAGTCAAAGTAGCAGTGACACTGATACTACTATCAGTGACACCTTGAATGAGTATAGCTATGCTTCTTTCTGA